One Candidatus Culexarchaeum yellowstonense genomic region harbors:
- the pgsA gene encoding archaetidylinositol phosphate synthase, giving the protein MLDRLRVFLSGFLRPLASLMIRLHISPNMLTLLGFIFALFSSIQIFFGNNIYGGILILVSGFFDVMDGFVARMTGSTSSLGEFLDSVLDRFSDVAILSSLILSGMCSLPSGLFVLVGGFMVSYIRCKGELFGIRLAGVGLAERSERLIIISAGLIFGFVQLSIYLLSVLVMITVAERFYRVVRVLYGGLV; this is encoded by the coding sequence TTGCTTGATAGGTTGAGAGTATTCTTGAGTGGCTTCCTCCGCCCATTGGCTTCACTAATGATTAGGCTTCACATATCCCCTAACATGTTAACTCTTCTCGGCTTCATATTTGCATTATTTTCCTCTATTCAAATATTCTTTGGCAACAATATTTATGGGGGGATTTTGATATTGGTTTCAGGTTTTTTTGACGTTATGGATGGTTTTGTGGCTAGGATGACTGGCTCAACTTCGAGTTTAGGTGAATTTCTAGACTCTGTTCTTGATAGATTTTCAGATGTTGCAATCCTCTCCTCATTGATCCTTTCTGGGATGTGTAGTTTGCCTTCAGGATTGTTTGTCTTAGTGGGCGGGTTTATGGTTAGCTATATTAGGTGTAAGGGTGAGCTTTTTGGTATTAGGTTGGCTGGTGTGGGTTTGGCTGAGCGCTCTGAGAGGCTCATAATAATTTCCGCTGGTCTAATTTTCGGTTTTGTTCAATTATCCATTTACCTTTTATCCGTACTTGTAATGATAACTGTTGCTGAGAGGTTTTATAGGGTTGTACGTGTTCTTTATGGTGGTTTAGTTTGA
- a CDS encoding tRNA (pseudouridine(54)-N(1))-methyltransferase TrmY, with translation MRRIFIVKSSTAFTAPIFNIRSLAGSSGRLDVICRCILNAFFIDKDVFRRNVVFYGVLEGPPDPPKTIVVDGSIVDNMVLDEVWVANVISGLMGGESLKGFNILRIDFNNLLNLIRVPGVKMLYLHENGIPIDDYNFETVFDYCFILGDQIGFDRDSEKLLDSIGVPRISLGKISYLSSQCIWLVNNFMDRIGFE, from the coding sequence TTGAGGAGGATATTCATAGTTAAATCTTCAACAGCCTTCACTGCACCGATATTTAACATTAGGAGTTTAGCTGGTTCTAGTGGTAGGCTTGATGTTATTTGTAGGTGTATTTTGAATGCCTTCTTCATTGATAAGGATGTATTTAGGCGTAACGTAGTATTCTACGGTGTTCTTGAGGGTCCACCTGACCCCCCGAAAACCATTGTGGTGGATGGCTCCATTGTTGATAATATGGTTCTAGATGAAGTTTGGGTGGCTAATGTAATATCTGGTTTAATGGGCGGTGAATCCCTGAAGGGTTTTAATATTTTGAGAATTGATTTCAATAATTTATTGAATTTAATTAGAGTTCCTGGTGTTAAAATGCTTTATTTACATGAGAATGGCATTCCAATTGATGATTACAATTTTGAGACTGTTTTTGATTATTGTTTCATATTAGGGGATCAGATTGGTTTTGATAGGGATTCTGAAAAGCTATTGGATTCCATTGGGGTTCCTAGAATTAGTCTCGGGAAAATCTCATACCTTTCCAGTCAGTGTATATGGTTGGTGAATAATTTTATGGATAGAATTGGATTTGAATAG
- a CDS encoding 30S ribosomal protein S26e, producing MPKKRKSRGRGKGQKGREPRVQCDSCGAWIPRSKAKRVTVYVSPVDPQLAKELEKKGTVITKYPVTKTFCISCAVHRGLVKVRSEDERKVAKPKKT from the coding sequence TTGCCAAAGAAGAGGAAGTCTAGGGGGAGGGGGAAGGGGCAGAAGGGGAGGGAGCCTAGAGTTCAATGCGACTCCTGCGGAGCATGGATCCCAAGAAGCAAAGCAAAAAGGGTAACAGTATACGTTTCACCAGTAGATCCACAGCTGGCAAAGGAGTTGGAGAAGAAGGGGACTGTAATAACAAAATACCCAGTTACAAAGACATTTTGCATATCATGTGCAGTACATAGAGGCCTCGTGAAAGTGAGATCAGAAGATGAGAGGAAGGTTGCTAAACCAAAGAAGACATAA
- a CDS encoding NADH-quinone oxidoreductase subunit C produces MSTFNMEFIVKDLMNAFPNKILDYKFDGARSVFISIDSGILHDVIRYLKDRYDLKHIVTITGTDLLDSIELIYHLSPLDRRILINVKVKVSRDNPHIPSVVSLLPGAVLYEREVHDLLGVVFDGHPSLERLILPDDWPEGVYPLRKDYKVEVK; encoded by the coding sequence TTGTCAACTTTCAATATGGAATTTATCGTTAAGGATCTAATGAATGCATTTCCAAACAAGATTTTAGATTATAAATTTGATGGTGCAAGAAGCGTATTTATAAGTATTGATTCTGGAATTCTTCATGATGTTATACGATACTTGAAGGATAGGTATGATTTGAAGCATATTGTAACCATAACTGGGACTGATCTCTTGGACTCCATTGAATTGATCTATCACCTATCCCCATTGGATAGGAGGATTCTGATAAATGTTAAGGTTAAGGTTTCTAGGGATAATCCACATATCCCCTCAGTGGTTTCATTACTTCCTGGAGCCGTTTTATATGAGCGTGAAGTTCACGATCTTTTGGGCGTGGTTTTTGATGGCCACCCATCCCTTGAGAGGCTTATATTGCCAGACGATTGGCCTGAGGGTGTCTACCCGCTTAGGAAGGATTATAAGGTGGAGGTGAAGTAG
- a CDS encoding nickel-dependent hydrogenase large subunit, translated as MSYYQVPIGPQHPAIKEAFQFNFILDGEVIVDVKPRLGFVHRGIEKGMELRTWTQGIFLAERICGICNVPHTTCYCLAVEKIYGIEVPERAKYLRIIINELNRIHSHLLWIGVLGMELGFHTLFMYVWRDREKVMDLVEMISGNRVTPSMNCIGGVVYDITPEMIPVIRRNLDYLEERTKYYKSVLEEDPTIRARTVDVGVLSTGKALDLCAVGPVARASNIKSDVRFDDPYTLYDTINFNLITYDTCDVWGRAMVRVDETLESINAIRQALDKMRPGPINVKVKRIPPVGEAIARVEAPRGELLHYVKSDGKETPYRAKMRTPTLANIPSLCEMLKGYHIADIPAIVASIDPCYCCTERVMFIDPNKGEKWTWSYDELRNYSRKYYGVGV; from the coding sequence TTGAGTTATTATCAGGTTCCCATTGGTCCGCAGCATCCAGCCATTAAGGAGGCTTTCCAATTCAACTTCATACTGGATGGTGAAGTTATAGTTGATGTTAAGCCTAGGCTGGGCTTTGTTCATAGGGGTATTGAGAAGGGTATGGAGCTTAGGACTTGGACTCAGGGGATATTCTTAGCTGAGAGGATTTGCGGTATATGTAATGTCCCGCATACAACGTGCTACTGTTTGGCTGTGGAGAAGATTTATGGTATTGAGGTTCCTGAGAGGGCTAAATATCTCAGAATTATAATTAATGAGCTTAACAGAATACACAGTCACCTATTATGGATTGGAGTTTTGGGTATGGAGCTAGGCTTCCACACATTATTTATGTATGTTTGGAGGGATAGGGAGAAGGTTATGGATCTTGTGGAGATGATTAGTGGTAATAGGGTTACACCATCCATGAATTGTATTGGCGGAGTAGTCTACGATATAACCCCAGAGATGATTCCAGTGATTAGGAGGAATCTAGATTATCTTGAGGAGAGAACCAAGTATTATAAGTCTGTCTTGGAGGAGGATCCAACCATTAGGGCTAGGACTGTGGATGTTGGAGTTCTCAGTACTGGTAAAGCTTTAGACTTATGTGCTGTAGGTCCAGTAGCTAGGGCTTCCAACATTAAAAGCGACGTTAGATTTGACGATCCATACACCTTATATGATACGATAAACTTCAATTTGATAACGTACGATACATGTGATGTTTGGGGTAGAGCTATGGTTAGGGTTGATGAAACTCTGGAATCCATTAACGCTATTAGGCAAGCTTTGGATAAGATGAGGCCTGGACCCATAAACGTTAAGGTTAAGCGTATTCCACCAGTTGGTGAAGCAATTGCTAGGGTTGAAGCTCCTAGAGGTGAACTATTGCATTACGTGAAGTCTGATGGTAAGGAGACTCCATATAGAGCTAAGATGAGGACTCCAACATTGGCTAACATACCATCCCTCTGTGAGATGCTGAAGGGTTATCATATTGCAGATATACCTGCAATAGTTGCCAGTATAGATCCATGTTATTGCTGTACTGAGAGGGTTATGTTCATCGATCCAAATAAGGGTGAGAAGTGGACTTGGAGTTATGATGAGCTTCGCAATTATAGTCGTAAATATTATGGTGTGGGGGTGTAA
- a CDS encoding NADH-quinone oxidoreductase subunit A yields the protein MELWFEVAFSPPVIFIAILILSYVFFRFLKRLSPPPRRSELSLEPYACGEGTDRFPPEKIQLNVQLYRYALYFTIFDVMAFILLLSFNANIIYVLIYLAVVLSAITILPRR from the coding sequence ATGGAGTTGTGGTTTGAGGTTGCCTTCTCTCCACCGGTCATTTTCATAGCTATATTGATATTAAGCTATGTTTTCTTCAGATTTTTGAAAAGGCTCTCTCCTCCACCTAGGCGTAGTGAGTTGAGTTTGGAGCCCTACGCTTGTGGCGAGGGTACTGATAGATTTCCACCTGAGAAGATTCAGTTGAATGTTCAACTCTATAGGTATGCATTATACTTCACCATATTTGATGTAATGGCTTTCATATTGCTCTTATCCTTCAATGCAAACATAATTTATGTTTTAATATATTTGGCGGTAGTCCTATCTGCCATAACTATTCTTCCGAGGAGATGA
- the proS gene encoding proline--tRNA ligase, with protein sequence MSIINRDRWSRDFGEWFRDVLDEAEVYDYRYPLKGCGVWRPYGFAIRKRVIEVMRSILDSLGHEEILLPLLIPEDLFKKEAEHVKGFEKQVFWVTRGGDTELDVKLALRPTSETVIGPMLKLWIKAHTDLPKKYYQIVNTFRYETEATKPMIRVREITTFKEAHTAHATFEDSERQVKEAVEAYSRIFDEICIPYMKNKRPEWDKFAGALYTIAFDTIMPDGRVMQIGTVHNLGQNFSKAFDIKYLTIDGKQEYVWQTCYGISERIIATLIAIHGDDRGMTLPPNIAPIQVIIVPIPYKGFEEAVDKTCKEILKKLLEDGVRAKYDDRELTPGNKFYYWEKRGVPIRIEVGPEDLKMNSVTIARRDTLSRERVKITEISRRVKELMTEIGESIRSRAWNWMKQNIRIATDYSELKKMAEVGRGAIEVNWCGRIECAHKIEEDTDLRVLGEPWNEDTGTKAKCIVCGSMAEKKLRLAKTY encoded by the coding sequence ATGTCCATTATCAATAGGGATAGATGGTCTCGAGATTTTGGAGAATGGTTTAGGGATGTGCTGGACGAAGCAGAAGTCTACGACTACAGATACCCATTAAAGGGGTGTGGAGTATGGAGGCCATATGGATTTGCAATTAGGAAAAGGGTTATAGAAGTCATGAGATCAATTTTGGACTCACTTGGACATGAAGAAATCCTCCTACCACTGCTAATACCCGAAGACCTATTCAAAAAGGAGGCCGAACATGTAAAGGGATTTGAAAAACAAGTATTCTGGGTTACAAGGGGTGGAGACACAGAACTAGACGTAAAACTGGCTCTAAGGCCAACCAGCGAGACAGTCATAGGGCCAATGCTTAAACTATGGATAAAAGCCCACACAGACCTACCCAAAAAATACTATCAAATAGTAAACACATTTAGATATGAGACAGAAGCAACTAAGCCAATGATAAGAGTTAGGGAGATAACAACATTCAAAGAAGCCCATACAGCCCACGCAACCTTCGAGGATTCAGAGAGGCAGGTGAAGGAGGCTGTTGAAGCATACAGCAGAATATTCGACGAGATATGCATACCATACATGAAGAATAAGAGGCCTGAATGGGACAAGTTTGCTGGAGCACTATACACAATAGCCTTCGACACCATAATGCCAGATGGAAGAGTCATGCAAATAGGAACTGTGCACAACCTAGGACAAAACTTCTCAAAAGCCTTCGACATAAAATACTTAACAATAGATGGAAAGCAAGAATATGTCTGGCAAACATGCTATGGAATCTCGGAGAGAATAATAGCCACACTCATAGCCATACATGGAGATGATAGGGGGATGACTCTACCACCAAACATAGCTCCGATACAAGTCATCATAGTCCCAATACCATACAAGGGGTTTGAAGAAGCCGTTGACAAAACCTGCAAAGAAATATTAAAGAAACTATTGGAAGATGGTGTTAGAGCTAAATACGATGATAGGGAATTAACACCTGGAAACAAATTCTACTACTGGGAGAAGAGGGGGGTTCCAATAAGGATCGAAGTGGGACCTGAAGACCTAAAAATGAACTCGGTAACCATAGCTAGGAGAGATACACTAAGTAGGGAGAGGGTAAAGATAACGGAAATCTCAAGGAGGGTTAAAGAGCTAATGACAGAAATTGGGGAATCCATTAGGAGTAGGGCGTGGAACTGGATGAAGCAAAATATACGCATAGCAACGGATTATAGTGAATTGAAGAAGATGGCTGAAGTGGGGAGAGGAGCAATAGAGGTGAATTGGTGTGGAAGAATCGAATGCGCACATAAGATAGAGGAGGATACCGACCTAAGAGTTTTAGGGGAGCCATGGAATGAGGACACTGGAACCAAAGCAAAATGCATTGTATGTGGAAGTATGGCTGAAAAGAAGCTTAGACTTGCAAAAACATACTGA
- a CDS encoding NADH-quinone oxidoreductase subunit B family protein: protein MTSVLAWSRIRSPWILYMCTGACNACDIEVLAALAPKYDVERFGILLKGSPRHADVLVVTGAVTRQVAPRLKRIYEQMPDPKFVIAAGTCATSGGVYWGCYNVLGGIDKVIPVTMYVPGCPVRPEAVIDAVAKLIAKLKSG from the coding sequence ATGACCTCAGTTCTAGCTTGGTCTAGGATTAGGAGCCCATGGATACTGTACATGTGTACTGGAGCTTGCAATGCATGTGATATTGAGGTTTTGGCAGCTCTAGCTCCAAAGTATGATGTGGAGAGGTTTGGGATACTCTTGAAGGGGAGCCCGAGGCATGCTGATGTATTGGTGGTCACAGGCGCCGTCACTAGACAGGTGGCTCCAAGACTTAAGAGGATATATGAGCAGATGCCCGACCCGAAATTCGTCATTGCAGCTGGAACTTGCGCTACTTCAGGTGGCGTTTATTGGGGATGCTACAATGTTTTGGGGGGTATAGATAAGGTTATACCTGTAACCATGTATGTTCCAGGATGCCCCGTTAGACCTGAGGCAGTTATAGATGCGGTTGCCAAACTTATAGCTAAACTTAAGTCTGGGTAG